The Verrucomicrobium spinosum DSM 4136 = JCM 18804 DNA segment CTCGCCCGTGAGGCTGAAGAGGATCTTGTTGTGCTCTGGGAAAGCGGCGCCCGGGCCGAACACGGCGGCGAAAACTTCGCGGCTCTTGGGTCCCTGCACCGCCAGACCGCCTGTGGCGCTGCTGATATTGGCAAAAGACACCCCCTCGCCGAAGCCCAGACTGCGCAGGTGCGCCTCGTCCTCGGCGATCATGGAGGCATTCACCACCAGAAAATACTCCCGGTCACTCAGGCGATAGACGATCAGGTCATCAATCACCCCGCCCTGGTCATTGAGCATCAGGGTGTACTGACCGTCGCCGATTCCCAACTTGCTCACATTGTTGGTCAGAGCCCGGTTGAGAAAGTTCTCAGCCCCGGCTCCTTCGATCAGGAACTGGCCCATGTGGGAGATGTCAAAGACCCCCACCTTCTCCCGCACCGTCTTGTGCTCATCCACGATGCCCGTGTACTGCACCGGCATCTCCCATCCGGCAAAGGGCACCATGCGGGCGGCCAGCTTCAGATGGGCCTGATGGAGCGGGGAACGATTCAACGTGGATTCGGACACAGGCGGCCAATTTGGCGGCCCACCCTCCCTTGTCAAACACTGCGAATCGGTTTGGCATCCCCCGTTTTGGGACGTACTTAGAGCTACAATGTCGGTGCTTAATTCCATGGAAAATCGGTTCGGGCGGTTTGCTGTCCCGGGGTTGGTGGCCATTCTCGCCACCCTTCAGGCGGCTGTCTGGATTCTGCTGCAGCTGAAGCCCACATTCATCGTCTCGCTGATGCTGTTGCCTCCGCTGGTCTGGGAAGGCGAAATCTGGCGGTTGGTTACTTGGGTCTTCATTCCTAATTCATTTACCAATCCGTTGTGGATGGTGATCGCGGTTTATTTCATGATGATCATCAGCGGCGTAATGGACCGCGCTTGGGGCGCATTTCGCACGAATTTGTACATTTTCGGCGGCATGCTCTCCATGATCATCGGGGCCATGGTTTTCGGCAGTCTGGCATTGGGTCTGATGCTGTACTCCAGCATTTTCATCGCATTTTGTTGTCTCGTTCCGAACTACGAGATCATGCTGTTCTTCATTTTGCCCGTGAAGGTGAAGTACTTGGGCATGGTCAATGGTGCGATCTTATTGCTGCAATTCATCAGCAGCTCTGAAATGAGAGGACCGATTTTCTTCTCGATGTTGAACTTCCTGATCGCGTTCGGCCCTGGATTCATCAAGTCGATGAAGCACAAGGCGGTAGTGGCGGAACGCCGGTCACGCTTTGAATCCGCCAACCAGCGGGACACGCCGCATTTCCACAAATGCCATCAGTGCGGCAAGACGGATGTGGACGATCCGCATCTCGACTTCCGCGTCACCGAAGATGGTGAGGAGTACTGCACCGTCTGCCGTCCCCGCCAGCAAAGCGCCCCGGTCGCCTGAGAGCCAAACGGGTCTCAGGGCCCCTCGTAGCGGTAGCCGGCCCCATGCACGGTGCGAATGATGCAGGGGTGCGCGGCATCGAGCTCAATGCGCTTGCGCAGTTGGGAGATGTGCTGATCCAGAGCACGACTGCCGGGGTAGTAGTCTGCCCCCCAAACGTCATCCGCCATTTCATCCCGGTCCACCACCCGCCCACAGCGCCGTTTCAGCAGACGCAGCACCTTGAGGTCCCGCAGGCTGAGGCCGATCTCCAGATCGCCCCGATACGCCCGCAATTCCGACGGAACGATGCGCAGGTCTCCCATGCTGAATTCTCCCTCGAATCCCTGAGTCCGGCGGAGCAAGCCAGTCCGTCGGGTGATGGCACGGATGCGGGCCAGGATCTCACGTACGCCAAAGGGTTTGGCCATGTAGTCGTCAGCCCCTAGTTCGAGGCCCAGCACCGCATCGATCTCCTCTGACTTGGCGGTGAGAAAGAGAATGGGCACGGTGTCATCATCTCGTCGGATACGGCGGCACACCTCGTAGCCATCCAGGTGAGGCATCATCACATCCAGGCAGACGAAGTCTGGTCTCTGGCTCTTGAAGAGCTCCCAGGCCTCCCGGCCATCGGCCGCTGGCACCACTCCGAATCCCTCGGCCGAGAGCACCTCACAGAGGGCCGCCCGCGTAAAGGAATCATCTTCTGCGATGAGGATTTTCATGACTGCTTGTTCGGGAGAGTGATGACAAACCGTGCCCCGTCGCTCCAAGCATCATCCAGCGTCAGGCCACCGCCGTGCAGCTGGGCCAGCTCCCGGGAGATGGCCAGGCCGATGCCCGTGCCAGACGCTCCTTCCGCGAGGTCGTTGCGCAGGCGGACGAAGGGCTGGAAGATGACGTCTTTCTTCGCCTTGGGCACGCCCGGGCCGTGATCTTCCACCACGAGCCGCACCATGCGGGGACCGGCCTCGGTCGCCAGCCTCAGCCAGCGTCCGGCACCGGCATACTTCTCCACGTTGGAAAGCAGGTTACCCAGGATCTGCTCCACCGCATCCGGATCAAAGAGAAAGGGCTCCGGAGCATGAAGGTCTATTTTCACCTCGAATCCCTTGGCCTCCAGACCGGGCCGCCAGAGATCCAGCGCACGGGAGACGAGATCATCCAGCACTGCCCGCTGCGGGTGCACTGCCAGTTGGTCCCTCTGGTGGCGGGCAAAGGTGAGCACATTGTGAATGAGCCTCCCGAGTCGAGAGGTCTCGGCCTCCACCACCGCGAGGTGACGCACGACCGATTCCTCTCCCGCCGCCTCGGCCTGCTGCTGGGCCATCTCGGCGTACAGGCGGATGTTGGTGAGCGGCGTCTTCAATTCATGCGAAACCTGATTCACAAACGAAACCCGCCGACGCGCCTCCCGCATTTCCCGGGTCCCCTCCCGGTACAGCATCCAGGCGAGCCCCAGCAGGGCCAGTCCAGCCGCCCCCGCCCCCATCAGCACGGGCAGGACATTCCCCCGTGGCACGCCGCGCCGCCCCGCGTAAGCCTCCAGATGCCACATGCTCAGTGGCGCGGAGCAGGCCCGGCGCACGGCAGGTGGCACAGCCCCTGGCTTGCCAGCGGGAAGACTCCCCCACTGGTGAATCACCATGGCCCCATCGGCATTGACCAGCCGCCAGAATTCATCGGATGGCGCTGAGGCCGCGGCCTGACCGAGCCGGTTCACCAGGAGAGAGAGCAGCGCGGCCATCTCCACCTCCACCCCCACGACTCGACCGTCATTGCGCTGCTGCCAGAAGAGCATCTGGGCCCCGTTCCCGTAGAACCAGACATGCCAGCCACTCTCCGCCGGCGCAGGCGCCTCCTTGTTGTAATCTCCTTTCACCAACGGCCTGCCCTCCTTGTTCCGGACATAGGTTGCCCAGCGGTTGCTGGAGCTTGCATTCAGATCCAGCGTCTGGTCATTCGCCACCGTCACAGGCGCCTCCTTGACCTGGGGGCCAAACCGCACCCCTGACTCCCACACCGGGGCCGTCCGCCTCAGGAAGGCCGCCACCTCCCCGGAAGCCTCGCCGGAGGATCGAGGAAACACCAACCGCGACCGGGCATCCAGCAGAAAGGCGTGGCGGATGAGCGGCTGTTCCCGTGGCAGGGCTCGCAGCGAGGCCTCATCCAGCCCGGCCCCCTGCAACAGCGCGTCGAAGTCACTCCCGAGGCGGTTCATCTCCTGCAACAACCCCGCGTCCACCAGATCGATGCGACGGCTCAACCCGGCCACCCATGCCTCCCGAACGCTCGCTGCATCCTGCCGCGCCATCATGTAGCCCAGCCAGGCCAGCAGCCCCAACGGAACCGCCACCATCAGTAAAAACAGAATCGTGAATCTCCAGCGCATGAGCAAACTCCGACCCTGCCATGAACACCCAAAACCGGGGGGCTGTCAGTCCCGAAGTGTCATGACAGGGCGGAAAGGGGCATGAAAACTACTTTTTGACCTCAGGCTTGGACGACAGGGTGTTCTGAGTCCGGTTGTACAGGTCTTCAGACTTTGACATCTTTCTCGCCGCATTGGCGCTTGCTCCGCCGGCATTGAACATCTGCAGCCGCTCCTGCTGGCTCAGCCCCAGCTTCTCCAGTTCCGGCGAAGCCAGGCGTTTGGCCTCGCTCAGCGACCAGGAGCAGGCGGCATTGTAGGCCTTGGTCGCCTCTTCATGCCGCCCTTCGTCGCTCAGCTTCACCGCCAGCGCTTCCTTCTCCGTCGAGATGGCGCGCGCCACCTCGACCAGCACGGCTTTGTTGACCGTGTTGGCGATGAGAGCCGGATCATTCACCCTGCGGGCTACAGAACGGGTCAGGCTGCGATTCTCGATACCCGTGAGTGCATTCACCGAGATCACCTCCGCGGTGGCCACAGGGGCATCGGTATCCGCCACACCCTCGGGAATCTCCACCTCCAGGAGGAGGTACTTGTGCTGCCGGGCGTAGATCTGGTTCATCTCCAGTTCCACGTCCTGGCCATGGATGTCAGCCTCGCGGCCCAGCACGCGCACGGGGCGCACGCCCTCCGCACACTGCACGCGCACCCGGATCCGCTGCGCCACGACGGAGAGAATGTCACCGAACTCCGTCTGGAAGATGCCCGCGAGATTCTGACTGTTCTCAATGAAGGCATGGTTGCCATCGCTGCGCAGGGCCAGCTCGGTCATCAGGTCCTCATTGTAGCCCAGCCCCAGCCCCAACGTGGTGACGGTGATGCCCTCCTTGGCCAGAGATGCACCCAGTCGACCAAGATCCTGGGGTGAGGAGGGTCCCACATTGGCCATGCCATCTGAGAGCAGGACCACGCGGTTCACCTGATTGGGCCGCTTGTTGCGCCGGAGTTCTTCGGCCCCTTTGCTGATGCCAGAAAACAAGGCAGTCGAGCCCCCGGCCTGAATGCGGTCAATCGCCGCCTTCACACGATCACGATCCGTCAGATCCGTGGCCGGAGAGATGAGGGAGACGGCGTCGTCATAGGCGACCACGGAGACCATGTCCCCGGCTCCGAGCCGGTCGAGCGCTTGCTTCGCGGCCTCGCGAGCGTGGACCATCTTGTCACCGCCCATGGACCCCGACTTGTCGATCACGATGGTCACATTCACCGGTGCCCTTTTGGCCGAGGCCTCCAGCTCCTGCCCCGTCAGGCCCACCTTCAGGTAGGTGGTCATTTTGCGCCCCGCAAGAATCTGCGGGTGCGCCAGCTCCACGGAGAGATCCATGGCCGGAGTCGGTGGCACCGCACCGGCGGCCGATGGCAACACACCAGTAAGCACGCCGAAAAGGGTCGCACATGCCGAAGCAAAGAAAGGTAGTTTCATGACACAAAGTTGAGCAGGAGGTTCACCCCGCCCCGCCATAATTGATCATGGCTTCAGCGTGGTTCTCCACATCCTCCGCCATCTTACGGCACCGTGCGTCAGACTGCTGTCAGCACTGTGTAAGAAGTATGTAAGTGCCACTCCGCCTTCAAGGCCTGGCAGGCAGCGGACCGTGGTCCAGATACTGCGTGGGATCCGGCACTCCCGCGTCTTGAAAGGCCTCCCGACGCTCCACGCAGGTGCCGCAGGTGCCGCAGTGAATGTCGCCCCCTTTGTAACAGGACCAAGTGTGGGAAAAATCGACCCCATAGGCCGTGCCAAGCTTGGCGATGCCGGCCTTGTCTTGGGCGATGAAGGGGCGGAGCAACTCCACCTGCGCGTAGGTACCACACATCATGGCAGAGGCCATGCTCTGCATGAAAGGTTCGCGGCAGTCCGGGTAGATCGCATGATCACCACTGTGAGCCGCAATCACCACGCCCCCCGCCTCCTGGCTCTCGGCGAGGCCGCAGGCGATGGCGAGCATGATGCCATTGCGAAACGGCACCACCGTGCGCTTCATGCTCTGCTCCTCGTAGTGGCCGTCAGGGATGTCTCCCCCGCTCTTCAGCAAATCTGACGCAAAGAGCTGGTCCATAAAGTCCAGCCGGATGACATCATGCCGCACGCCCAGCTGCTGGGCATGCCAGGCCGCCATCGGGATCTCCTTCGCATTGTGCTTGGAGCCGTAGTCAAAGCTCACACAACCCGCGACCTCGGTCTCCCGTGCGGCCCAATACAGAGCCGTCACGGAATCCATGCCACCGCTGAGGAGGACGAGGGTCTTCATGGCACCACAAACAAAGATCAATCAGTGAGCGTGACCGCAACCACCGCCGCCACACTCCACAGCGTCCTCATCTTCGAAGTCCGGGTAGCGGGCTTCGCAGCTGAGCTGGATGCCGCCACGGGCACCGAAATCACCCCGCACGGTCATCTGCTTGGGCGAGGTCGCCTTCACCAGATCATCCAGAATGCGGTTCACAATAGCCTCGTTGAACGAAGGGAAATTCCGGTACGCAGCAAGGTAGAACTTCAGCGACTTGGTCTCCACACAAAGCTGGTCCGGCACATACACGATCTCCACATGCGCGCAGTCCGGCTGCCCGGTCACCGGACAAAGGGAGGAGAACTCCGGGCAGTTGAGCGTGATCCGGTAGTTGCGCCCCGGTGTGCGGTTGGGAAAGGTCTCCAGCTTGGCCTCATCCGGAGAAGCGGGCAGACGGGATTCAGAGCGCCCCAGAAGGGAGAGGGAGTCAGCGGCAACAGTCATGGGATGGCTTACCCCGAGAGGGGTCAAACATCAAATGCCAAACTTCAATCTTCAAATGCCAAACTCCAAGGAGGCACCTGATACCGGAACTCCCCTTGAAGTTTGATCTTTGAAGTTTTGCGAGTCTCTAGAACCGCCCCGCGAGCAATTCACGCTGATACACCAGCTCCTTGGGCAGGTAGTCGTACAGATCGAGATACAACTCCTCGGCATTGAGCAGTTCCTGACGCAGCTCTTTGTGGTCCACCTTCATGAGCGAGTCGAAGTGGGCTTCGTCCATGCCTTCCAGCCCTTCCATGTTGATCTCGTGGAAGTTGGGCATCCAGCCG contains these protein-coding regions:
- the queC gene encoding 7-cyano-7-deazaguanine synthase QueC, which codes for MKTLVLLSGGMDSVTALYWAARETEVAGCVSFDYGSKHNAKEIPMAAWHAQQLGVRHDVIRLDFMDQLFASDLLKSGGDIPDGHYEEQSMKRTVVPFRNGIMLAIACGLAESQEAGGVVIAAHSGDHAIYPDCREPFMQSMASAMMCGTYAQVELLRPFIAQDKAGIAKLGTAYGVDFSHTWSCYKGGDIHCGTCGTCVERREAFQDAGVPDPTQYLDHGPLPARP
- a CDS encoding response regulator transcription factor; the encoded protein is MKILIAEDDSFTRAALCEVLSAEGFGVVPAADGREAWELFKSQRPDFVCLDVMMPHLDGYEVCRRIRRDDDTVPILFLTAKSEEIDAVLGLELGADDYMAKPFGVREILARIRAITRRTGLLRRTQGFEGEFSMGDLRIVPSELRAYRGDLEIGLSLRDLKVLRLLKRRCGRVVDRDEMADDVWGADYYPGSRALDQHISQLRKRIELDAAHPCIIRTVHGAGYRYEGP
- a CDS encoding vWA domain-containing protein → MKLPFFASACATLFGVLTGVLPSAAGAVPPTPAMDLSVELAHPQILAGRKMTTYLKVGLTGQELEASAKRAPVNVTIVIDKSGSMGGDKMVHAREAAKQALDRLGAGDMVSVVAYDDAVSLISPATDLTDRDRVKAAIDRIQAGGSTALFSGISKGAEELRRNKRPNQVNRVVLLSDGMANVGPSSPQDLGRLGASLAKEGITVTTLGLGLGYNEDLMTELALRSDGNHAFIENSQNLAGIFQTEFGDILSVVAQRIRVRVQCAEGVRPVRVLGREADIHGQDVELEMNQIYARQHKYLLLEVEIPEGVADTDAPVATAEVISVNALTGIENRSLTRSVARRVNDPALIANTVNKAVLVEVARAISTEKEALAVKLSDEGRHEEATKAYNAACSWSLSEAKRLASPELEKLGLSQQERLQMFNAGGASANAARKMSKSEDLYNRTQNTLSSKPEVKK
- a CDS encoding sensor histidine kinase produces the protein MRWRFTILFLLMVAVPLGLLAWLGYMMARQDAASVREAWVAGLSRRIDLVDAGLLQEMNRLGSDFDALLQGAGLDEASLRALPREQPLIRHAFLLDARSRLVFPRSSGEASGEVAAFLRRTAPVWESGVRFGPQVKEAPVTVANDQTLDLNASSSNRWATYVRNKEGRPLVKGDYNKEAPAPAESGWHVWFYGNGAQMLFWQQRNDGRVVGVEVEMAALLSLLVNRLGQAAASAPSDEFWRLVNADGAMVIHQWGSLPAGKPGAVPPAVRRACSAPLSMWHLEAYAGRRGVPRGNVLPVLMGAGAAGLALLGLAWMLYREGTREMREARRRVSFVNQVSHELKTPLTNIRLYAEMAQQQAEAAGEESVVRHLAVVEAETSRLGRLIHNVLTFARHQRDQLAVHPQRAVLDDLVSRALDLWRPGLEAKGFEVKIDLHAPEPFLFDPDAVEQILGNLLSNVEKYAGAGRWLRLATEAGPRMVRLVVEDHGPGVPKAKKDVIFQPFVRLRNDLAEGASGTGIGLAISRELAQLHGGGLTLDDAWSDGARFVITLPNKQS
- the queF gene encoding preQ(1) synthase, which produces MTVAADSLSLLGRSESRLPASPDEAKLETFPNRTPGRNYRITLNCPEFSSLCPVTGQPDCAHVEIVYVPDQLCVETKSLKFYLAAYRNFPSFNEAIVNRILDDLVKATSPKQMTVRGDFGARGGIQLSCEARYPDFEDEDAVECGGGGCGHAH